From the genome of Monomorium pharaonis isolate MP-MQ-018 chromosome 2, ASM1337386v2, whole genome shotgun sequence, one region includes:
- the LOC105834033 gene encoding uncharacterized protein LOC105834033: MAAATIMSEPALFDFELNDVFENEFNDNLYNLKMSEDKAVNSRKSRRILKPLKPLLRMLKKRTSSYIKKNKHQAAVPQVGIFTEEIENQNNANEALERRLLQELRDAEEGAAITVCLDGQMTVVPVVPGQCYVPVHFAHTHAGDFYWTTLSMADRDLCYKERAFSQYQLPEVQVA, encoded by the coding sequence atggCCGCTGCCACTATCATGAGCGAACCTGCGCTGTTCGACTTCGAGCTCAACGACGTCTTCGAGAACGAGTTCAACGATAATCTGTACAACCTGAAGATGTCAGAAGACAAGGCCGTGAACAGTCGCAAGAGCAGACGCATACTGAAACCGCTGAAGCCACTATTGCGAATGCTGAAGAAGCGCACGAGCAGTTACATCAAGAAAAACAAACATCAGGCGGCTGTGCCTCAGGTGGGGATCTTCACCGAGGAGATCGAGAACCAGAACAACGCCAACGAGGCGCTGGAGCGTAGACTCCTGCAGGAGCTACGGGACGCCGAGGAGGGAGCCGCCATCACCGTCTGCCTGGACGGACAGATGACCGTCGTGCCGGTTGTGCCTGGTCAGTGCTACGTGCCGGTGCATTTCGCCCATACTCACGCTGGCGACTTCTACTGGACAACTCTCAGCATGGCCGACCGGGACCTGTGCTACAAGGAACGCGCCTTCTCGCAGTACCAGCTTCCCGAGGTGCAAGTGGCGTGA